In a genomic window of Verrucomicrobiia bacterium:
- the lpxD gene encoding UDP-3-O-(3-hydroxymyristoyl)glucosamine N-acyltransferase: MFFTASQIAKQLQGEIVGDGSVQLTGLAPAEHARSGELTFAENAAYFAMAEQSQAAAILVAGPVVSSSKVLIRVLNPRVALARVLPLFFPPEGHPSGIHPSAVIPATARVDATAHIGPNCVLGDRVRLGARCVLIGGNSLGADCQLGDDVCLFPNVVLYRRTQVGNRVSIHAGTVIGSDGFGYVLDEGRHRKVLQLGNVIIQDDVEIGANAAIDRATFGPTVIGQGTKIDNLVHIAHNVVIGRHCLIMGQVGFAGSTHLGDYVVVASQSGVADHLKLGNQVIVGAKSGVMRDVADGGRVLGIPACSDRQAKRQMIAIQQLPEMLRRLRKLEEQVRELTVRAA; encoded by the coding sequence ATGTTCTTCACCGCTTCGCAAATTGCCAAGCAACTCCAAGGCGAAATCGTGGGCGATGGTTCAGTCCAACTCACGGGTTTGGCCCCAGCCGAACACGCGAGATCGGGCGAGCTTACTTTTGCCGAGAATGCCGCCTACTTCGCCATGGCAGAACAGAGCCAAGCCGCCGCGATTCTGGTGGCCGGGCCCGTTGTTTCGTCGAGCAAGGTTCTGATTCGTGTCCTCAATCCCCGGGTGGCGTTGGCCAGGGTGCTGCCGCTCTTTTTCCCGCCGGAGGGGCATCCCAGTGGCATCCATCCCAGCGCGGTTATCCCGGCAACAGCCCGAGTAGATGCCACGGCGCACATTGGGCCCAACTGCGTCTTGGGCGACCGGGTGCGGTTGGGCGCCCGCTGCGTGCTCATAGGCGGCAATTCTCTGGGTGCCGACTGCCAGCTTGGCGATGACGTGTGCCTCTTTCCCAATGTCGTGCTGTACCGGCGGACGCAAGTCGGCAATCGCGTCAGCATTCACGCCGGCACAGTCATCGGCTCGGACGGTTTCGGCTACGTGCTCGACGAGGGCCGCCATCGGAAAGTGCTTCAGCTAGGCAACGTGATTATCCAAGACGACGTCGAAATTGGGGCCAATGCCGCCATCGACCGCGCCACATTCGGACCCACGGTCATTGGCCAAGGCACGAAAATCGACAACCTGGTTCATATCGCTCACAACGTGGTCATTGGACGGCACTGCTTGATCATGGGGCAGGTCGGGTTTGCGGGCAGTACCCATTTGGGCGATTACGTCGTGGTGGCCTCCCAATCGGGAGTCGCGGACCACTTGAAGTTGGGCAACCAAGTCATTGTCGGCGCGAAATCAGGCGTCATGCGCGATGTGGCGGACGGCGGTCGGGTGCTGGGCATCCCTGCCTGTTCCGACCGGCAGGCCAAGCGTCAGATGATTGCCATCCAGCAGTTGCCGGAAATGCTCCGCCGACTGCGTAAATTGGAGGAGCAGGTGCGGGAGCTTACAGTCCGGGCTGCTTAA
- a CDS encoding fatty acid desaturase produces the protein MSNDSVMAKGEHKTALPRWKEIVAKYQQPALGRGLWQVLNTFIPYAALWWLMHLSLGISYWLTAALAVLAASFMVRIFIIFHDCGHGSFFRSRKANNILGSIAGALTLTPYRHWLWEHALHHSSAGDLDRRGTGDVWTLTVQEYLESSRWKRFAYRLARNPFILFVLAPLFLFLVKQRFPSPKAGPRERRSVYWTNLCLLAMGAGLSCLFGLTTFLVLQMGIMAIAGMAGVWLFYVQHQFEGVYWERRREWDYCAAALQGSSFYKLPKVLQWFSGNIGFHHIHHLSPRIPNYNLERCHRAEPLFQTVQPITLLASFKSLTFRLWDEQHRKLVGFRALKHAFAPASAPNGR, from the coding sequence ATGTCAAATGATTCGGTGATGGCCAAAGGAGAGCACAAAACAGCCCTTCCCAGGTGGAAAGAGATTGTGGCCAAGTATCAGCAGCCCGCGCTAGGCCGAGGGCTCTGGCAGGTTCTCAACACGTTTATTCCTTATGCGGCGCTCTGGTGGCTGATGCACCTCAGCTTGGGCATCTCGTACTGGCTTACGGCCGCGCTCGCCGTTTTGGCGGCCAGCTTCATGGTTCGGATATTTATCATTTTCCATGATTGCGGCCATGGTTCGTTTTTTAGATCGCGCAAGGCGAATAATATTCTTGGGTCCATCGCCGGCGCGTTGACCCTAACCCCCTATCGTCACTGGCTCTGGGAACACGCCCTGCACCACTCCAGCGCGGGCGACCTGGACCGGCGCGGCACCGGCGATGTTTGGACCTTAACGGTTCAGGAGTATCTCGAATCCTCGCGCTGGAAACGCTTTGCGTATCGGCTGGCCCGCAACCCCTTCATCCTGTTCGTGCTGGCGCCGCTGTTCTTATTCCTGGTTAAGCAACGATTCCCCTCGCCAAAAGCAGGCCCCCGCGAACGTCGCTCGGTCTATTGGACAAATCTCTGCCTCCTTGCAATGGGCGCGGGGCTGAGCTGTCTGTTCGGCCTTACGACATTCCTCGTGCTCCAGATGGGCATCATGGCAATCGCCGGCATGGCCGGTGTGTGGTTGTTCTATGTCCAGCATCAGTTTGAGGGTGTTTATTGGGAGCGCCGCCGGGAATGGGACTATTGTGCCGCAGCGCTTCAGGGGAGTTCCTTTTATAAACTACCCAAAGTCCTGCAATGGTTCTCTGGCAACATTGGTTTCCATCATATTCATCATTTGAGCCCTCGCATCCCCAATTACAACCTCGAAAGGTGTCACCGGGCCGAACCCTTATTTCAGACCGTTCAACCGATAACCCTATTGGCCAGCTTTAAATCATTAACATTCCGCCTCTGGGATGAGCAGCACCGGAAACTGGTCGGATTCCGCGCCCTGAAGCATGCTTTTGCCCCGGCGAGCGCGCCCAATGGCCGATAG
- a CDS encoding NAD(P)/FAD-dependent oxidoreductase gives MSQRHVVVVGGGAAGFFAAIVCAEASPSARIALLEKSSQFLSKVRISGGGRCNVTHACFDGRELSGQYPRGGAALLGPFTVFQPRDTITWFEARGVKLKTEPDGRMFPASNSSQTILDCLVRTAQRAGVELLVNRGVDSVAARSGGGFALRLTGGETLDCQRLMLATGGCRGARGGRLACSLGHSLEPPVPSLFTFHIASDWLRGLAGISLELAEVSVPAAGLRERGGLLVTHTGLSGPAILRLSAWGARALHGMDYQFPLRVNWVPHLESEALAAHLDSRRRAQGARLVVNAPVAPLPARLWEVLVLAAGIPKTTRWACLSRSARHQLVQQLITTELRAAGKSLNQEEFVTCGGVRLSEVNFKTMESRFTPGLYFGGELLDIDGLTGGFNFQAAWTTGWIAGRAMAAQIIS, from the coding sequence ATGAGCCAGCGGCATGTGGTGGTCGTCGGCGGCGGGGCAGCGGGCTTCTTCGCCGCCATTGTTTGCGCGGAAGCTTCTCCGAGCGCCAGAATCGCCTTGCTGGAAAAGAGTTCGCAATTCCTGTCAAAGGTGCGCATCTCAGGCGGTGGGCGTTGCAACGTCACTCATGCCTGCTTCGATGGACGGGAGCTGAGCGGGCAGTATCCACGCGGCGGCGCGGCGTTGCTGGGGCCATTCACAGTCTTTCAACCTCGCGATACCATCACCTGGTTTGAAGCCCGCGGAGTGAAGCTCAAGACCGAGCCCGATGGGCGCATGTTTCCCGCAAGCAACTCTTCGCAGACAATCCTCGACTGCTTGGTCCGAACAGCCCAGAGGGCGGGAGTGGAACTGCTTGTCAATCGCGGCGTGGACAGTGTTGCCGCGCGCAGTGGCGGCGGCTTTGCTCTGAGGCTAACCGGCGGGGAAACTCTCGATTGCCAGCGGCTCATGCTGGCCACCGGCGGCTGCCGCGGCGCTCGGGGGGGCCGGCTGGCGTGCTCTCTGGGGCACTCGCTCGAACCGCCCGTTCCCTCGCTCTTTACATTCCACATTGCATCGGACTGGTTGCGCGGCCTGGCAGGAATTTCCCTCGAATTGGCCGAAGTCTCCGTCCCCGCCGCTGGTCTGCGCGAGCGGGGTGGTCTGCTTGTCACCCACACGGGTTTGAGCGGACCTGCGATTCTTCGGCTTTCCGCCTGGGGCGCGCGGGCGCTGCACGGGATGGATTACCAATTCCCGCTGCGAGTAAACTGGGTGCCACACCTCGAGAGCGAGGCGCTGGCGGCACATCTGGACTCGCGCCGCCGCGCTCAAGGCGCCCGGCTCGTCGTCAATGCCCCGGTGGCCCCGCTGCCGGCCCGGCTCTGGGAAGTCCTCGTGCTGGCTGCTGGAATTCCCAAGACAACTCGCTGGGCGTGCCTGTCGCGCTCCGCCCGCCATCAACTGGTTCAGCAGCTCATCACCACCGAATTGCGCGCGGCCGGAAAAAGTCTCAACCAGGAGGAGTTTGTCACCTGCGGCGGAGTGCGGCTGAGCGAAGTGAATTTCAAGACGATGGAGAGCCGGTTCACGCCGGGACTTTATTTCGGCGGCGAACTGCTCGACATTGACGGCCTGACCGGCGGGTTCAATTTCCAGGCCGCCTGGACCACCGGCTGGATTGCGGGCCGGGCCATGGCCGCCCAGATTATTTCTTGA